The Nilaparvata lugens isolate BPH unplaced genomic scaffold, ASM1435652v1 scaffold4273, whole genome shotgun sequence nucleotide sequence ATCAAGAACTTTAAACTCTTTATGAGGTTGGCCTCGCTATTTCTGTCTTATctcaatgccttatgaatctaATCCATAGGTTACaagaaagaataagaacaatttttaataatatataaataaattattaaaccatttattattaaaatttcattattgaaaaaattaaaaccttaatttaaatattatgtgaaccagaatattgtttttaaaatgcataacgCATGATTCtgttacgagcaaattgaataagtttgaattttcaaacgAACCGCCATAAAAAACCCCAcgaaatggccgctccataaggaacacagGTGTCTTAACCTGGTTTCTATAGACCTTGTTCTATTGCAAGGAAAATGAAATTGCAACTATATTCAACGGTTAATACAGAATCTTCAATTTTAGAGTATATGATTAATTGAAGcttatttgattgattattatgtaATTAATGGTTTTTAGAACTCCTGTCAGCTTTTGCTGTAAGCTATCTAGATAGAAGGTCAGAGAAAGAAACCTTATCACTCACGGCGTGGAGAAGGACGATGGGAAGGATTTGCACAACATAGTTGTTGTACTGATCAAAGAAAGCTCAATGCTCAGATAGAAGATAAAGAGGTGGATTGCGCGTCAGGAGAATAGGGAAAAGTGTAGGAAATGATAGCAGACCTATTTTACTTCCATTAACtactacaagaagaagaatggaaatCCTTAGAAACAGTAGAAAGCTGAAAGGctcaaaaatattcatttcagaGGACTTCCCGGATGAGATTCAATGTATAAGGAAAAGTCTACGAGAGAAAGTGTTGGAAGAAAGGAAAGAAGGAAAATTCGCCATTATCAAGTATGACAAATTGGTCGTGATTGATAACAAAAAACGTGAGCTTAGCGTTTCTCCACTGAAGGAAGACATCAACTAAAGTATTCAAACAAACAGATGAGAAGGGGTTGACAGAAAGAAAAGCTGGTAAGGAAAAGGGTTCAGGGGAAAGAAGGGAGCAATCGATAGCTATTTGCGAGATAAGGATGAACAGGAGTTCGGACAAGAAAGAATAGGAATCAACGGAAACCAGGCCAATCAACATGAGCAGCAAAAAGGATttcacaacaaaaaataataaaacgatTAGCATTTCCCCAGAAAGACCGGTCATCGAGGGGAAAAACGACCAATACCTCCCAGGGTTAACAATAGGCACACTCAACGTGAGAACATTGCGAACAGAAGAGAGACTGGTGGAACTAGAAGAGGCCATGGCAGAAACAAAAATCGACATCCTAGGCTTCGCTGAAGTGCGAAGAAATACGGAGAATATAATTCATAGAAAGAGTGGATTCATCCTCTATCATTTTGGAGTAACTGGAGATCAAAGAGGTGTGGGCTTTATGATCAGAGAACATCTAAAGTcgaaaataatatcatttaatGGAATATCTGAGAGACTAGCATCGCTCAAGTTAAGAATGGGTCgaagaatattgaatattttccaaatatatGCTCCAACATCAGTAGCCgaggaagaagatagagaagCATTTTACCAGTCCCTATCGGTTGCTGTGAATAATGTAAACGGGAATTGGAAGTACCAACGATCTATAAATACTatagatagaataataaataatatagcaTAGCTCGTTGGCTGTTTGTTCCAATAGATGcatatagtttcaaaataaaatattagtctcttgatattaagaaatttttatACGTTTTGTAAAGAATGAAATATCTTGTGACTGACTAATTAGCTAATCTTAAAGGTGTTATTGCGCGATAGTGTTACTCAATATTTTACAGAAATCTTCTTTTAGTTACAGTTGCTCagaaatggaaaattcaaataaattcagCACTGAAATTAAACTTGTTATTTCTCGAGGTCAAGAAAATCATGCTGTTGTCAAGGATGAAAAAGATATCACTTTCAGCTACATAAGTAAAAAGATTTGGAAATGCTCACCTAGAACAAAAAAGGTACAGTAGCTAACTTGTATACTGCCTACTAAATTGCAGGTTGGTCCAGTCATTATACATTAATGGTGCTTGATTGTAGTTGTGATTTTTAAACATATTGTTTGAACACATAAGAAGAGTCCAGAACGAATTTTTTCATGCGAAATCTCCTTGTGATAAATACAGAGTGGCCtgaaaacctcgtattttcggttcattttccagtttccaaCTATTTACGCCAGTCATCGTACAGAAAAATACACTGTGCCTTTTTCCAAGATTATGAAATGTTGAATCAAACGATATCATTTGTAGCTCTTTATCTTCAATGAGATCTgaattacaaattttcaaaaatgagtaaaatttcaaggaaaaattaatttttatgaattttgtttttaatcaataatatttcccgATAATCACCATTCAAAATCCCCATTGGCGTTGTTCTATGTTCTACAACCTGAGACTTGGtagagagcgctctatctcatgaAGATTTCTAGGTACAGCTGctaacaatgctccttgtattttgaaaacacctcattttcagtTATAACCATCATCACTAACTTCATTGTTCTCACATTGAGATTTCGCACAATATTAATTTCCAAGTTCTAGGTCTATGAGAATCACACGTTCGATacatttgatttattgaattacttCCTAGTGAATTGACGCGCATAAGAACACCTCAAAGATCTAAGTTTCAAACACGCATAACTGTTGGCACAATGATCTGTTCTCATCGTACTTCAGCTTATTCTTCTCAGCTCGCCAAGGCGGTTTGAAATAACGCATCATGAGTAAAATTCtatctgaaaatagaaaatgtaATATCACGTGTACTTTATGAAGATATCAGAGGAATATTGACTAATACATTCAAATGATGACACATTTGATTCCACAATGATTTCAcgtttcacactcaacactgaagctgctataacaatttaTGGAAAGCATAAAATGGAGAAATAATGCATCGAATTGGAGAAAATCAAATGCTCTGCAACCCAACgaacttatttttttgttttgaactattttcaacgacAGTACAGTCTAATGAGGCTTGTTCCTAGCTATAATAGTTCAAAACTGATTATtacttgcagttcgtcatggatagtgaaaaaGATGAATACCAattttttcgatgcattgttgttgagtaataagctctgaaagtgcaaaaagttggaagaaaaactgtcgtttcaaagtttttcactTTTAAAAGCGAATATCTCGAGAACTaaagaagatatcacaaaactctactgaGAAAAACATGTAGGAAATTCATCCAGCTTCATTTTTGCTCAGTtagtcgctgaaatgcattatTTCCAAGATAAATGCGAGTAAGACAGAAATGAAAAGACACAACATTTagaccaccctcatcccttaagcacaaggggtagggatgagaACATTTGGTATGTTTACTCTCTAACTAGttcaaacaaagctgcgaagtcaaatatgGAAGTCAAACATTCCCTAcaaatttccctgtcaattgatcTGTTGtaaaactgaagattttacactcaacactataacggctgcaaaAATCGTAGGAATatgcgtaaaataatgaaataatacatgaaattgaagagaatatgatgctctatgagctcataatcagcacggatgTTTTCAATCAATCGTTTAGAagttataaggccgaaaagttGAGCCGGAAGggtatttcatcaaaatttaacaCCTTCGAGAGCTCATATAGAGAAAACTATAAGAGATATGGaagaattttacaaaaaaacttgtaggctaatttgtaaGCTCCAATTTCGTATTCGATAAACATTTCCGAAAGACgtatattgttcgagatatatgaaaaaaaaacaacaaaatatggtactttcaaacccctctaaaaaatgtaaaatgttcaccccctaactatcctaagagctgcggggtcaagaACTATTgtactttttccttttaatCTTCCGTCGACTGGACTAATGAGCTTATGAAAAACGAAAGGGATATGTTGGTGACAAGTAGGTCTGTAGAGTGTACACCACCTCAGATAAAACATATTAGTTGAATTTGTCAATTATGTCAAGAAATTCACACCAGAAAAATTTTACTTTCAAGGGTTTGACTTTCTGGAGGATAGCCAATCGGCTGGAAACGTCGATGCCAGTTCACATGATACAGTCGTACGACGGAGTTGAGATCATTAGGAAAACATTCGggaaattagaaatttttgaagtaaaatatatttcaatggaTGGAAGACCGATTACTGTCAGTAAGTGGAACTTTTTTTTTCTATAGATGAAGTTCAGTTTAATGATTATATaccttataataaattatgattataataatggGTATGATTTCATAATACCACTTTCTTATTATCAGTGATTATCTATAATTTATAGGTAGATTATACATACCTATTTTAAAATAGGTAAACGACAAATTACAAAATGGGCTGCATGGTTTGTACAAATTTGATCATAACTTTACTTTGAAGATACTTTGTGATTGTGGAATTTGCACCAAATACCATATCATTCTCACCTCTTTCCATACAAacatgaagaattgaaaattagtaAGGTTCTGGTATTAGGTAGTATTCTCGAAACATTAGGAAATATTTGTAGCTCCATGAACTATCGTACACTGGTAATGAGGACTCTTGTACAACCAATATCTCAAAAGTGAACATTCGTATACTGTTATCGTATTTTGCATAACTGCCACTTGTATATGTTATTGTTATTTGCCTGATAATGtatcataaatatatttcatcGTTATTTGTTTACCGTATCTGACTTTTGGTTCTGAGCCTGAGCTTGCGATTCGACCAATTGAGTTACTGCAATTCTTGTTAATTAAGGTATCAGGAAAAAAACATATAGAAGAGTTATTTCACGATAATAGAGCAGTGCTTCCAAATATAATCTGCGAAACAGGGCAAGAAATATTAATGGATGAAGTAATAACTGcaataaaaaacacaaaagCTGGTAAAGCAACAGGCCCTGATAACATCCAGGCAGAGTTTATGAAACTTctagatgatgataatattaaatGGCTGACTTCTTTGTTCAACCGTATATATGACAATGGATGCACTCCTGAGAAGTGGCTGGAGTCAGAGTTTATTCTATTGGCAAAGAAGGCGGGAGCTagaaaatgtgatcaatatAGAACAATCAGCCTAATGAGCCATATCTTGAAGATATtcctgaaaataatacatagaaGGATTTACAAGCTTTGTGAAGAGCAATTATCAGCTACGCAATTTGGTGTTAGGAATTCTGTCGGAACAAGAGAGGCCTTATTCAGTATCCAGGTGCTATTCCAAAGATGCAGAGATGTGAACAAGGATATATATGCATGCTTTGTGGATTATCAGAAGGCATTTGACAGGGTTCAACATGAGAGAATGGTGAGATATTGAAAATGACTGGAATAGATGATAAAGATCTCAGAATAATAACAAACTTGTACTGGAACCAATCAGCATCAGTGACTTTGGAGGATGACAGTGTAGAAGGTATAAAAATTCAGCGAGGAGTGAGAGGGATGTGTGCTTTCTCCattgttattcaatatttattccgAGTACATCTTTAGAGAATCCTTGGAAGATGTAGAAGTAGGCATTCCTGTGAATGGACAGATACTCAACACATTagatatgctgatgacacagtcATTTTTGCGGAGAGTTTAGATGATTTGCAGATGCTGATGGACAGAGTGACAGAAAGTAGTGAGAGACATGGGTTGAATATCAATACAGATAAGACAAAGTTAATGGTCATCAGCAAGAACAATATCCCCAGATGTCATCTTACAATTAAAGGAAAGCCAGTTGAACAAGTTGATAATACATTTACCTGGGTGCCACTCTGAATGACCAGTGGGATCACTCACAAGAGATCAAGATCCGCATTGAAAAGGCCAGAGCTGTGTTTTTAAAAATGAGTACCATGTTCAAAGTCACGATTTGACAGTTAATTCGAAAATGAGATTTCTTCGAGTTATGTTTTCTCCGTTCTTCTATATGGTGTGGAGTCATGGACATTGACAGCTGCAACTGAGCGCAAACTAGAGGCATTTGAATTGTGGCTCTACCGGAGGATGCTGAGGGTGTCATGGGTGGACCATGTCTCTAATGAAGAATTCTAAGAAGAATGGGAAAGGGAAAAGAAATTCTCAATACTGTAAAAGCGAGGAAGCTCAAATATCTCGGACATATAATGAGAAACGGAAGCAGATACGAGCTACTCCAACTTGTATTGCAGGGCAAGGTAGAAAGTAAAAGAGGTcctggaagaaggagaatatcgtGGCTTAGGAACCTGAGGACATGGAATGGAATGAGCACAGCACAGCTGTTCAGGGCGGCAGTCAACAGGGTCATCATAGCCAGAATGGTTGCCAACATCCGGAACGGATAGgaaccaaaagaagaagaaggtatcaGGATGAGGACTGGAGAAAGCTTCTGtactttactttacttgttcgtcacaattactgagccgcat carries:
- the LOC120355693 gene encoding uncharacterized protein LOC120355693; the encoded protein is MENSNKFSTEIKLVISRGQENHAVVKDEKDITFSYISKKIWKCSPRTKKGLTFWRIANRLETSMPVHMIQSYDGVEIIRKTFGKLEIFEVKYISMDGRPITVTGEMRFNERIDTAHAISQGYDAISKNEIQPRFIDRIPKRAHNSKDNYRSGTTEHYSILTINQAGTATVNFTMEHYAKLQVEELLLV